The Bos javanicus breed banteng chromosome 18, ARS-OSU_banteng_1.0, whole genome shotgun sequence genome has a segment encoding these proteins:
- the LOC133231018 gene encoding cationic amino acid transporter 3-like produces the protein MYICLLSLGNTMSVPDVGSLGKGVTRILTSLSSRSSLLSSTLTLAVLLLTILSLILAQWPSQLFSGNPVLTTVAVLLLLLLITGVTAIIWRQPQDTTTLHFRVHALPFLPLVSIFVKVYLMVHMTTWTSVLFGIWMGIGFTIYFGYGIRHNLEENTEQDTSLQLPITGQKHPWC, from the exons ATGTATATTTGTCTATTGAGTCTTGGAAATACGATGTCCGTTCCTGATGTGGGTAGCCTAGGGAAGGGTGTGACCCGAATCCTGACATCTTTGTCTTCCAGGTCCAGCCTGTTGTCTTCCACCTTGACCCTTGCAGTTCTCCTGCTGACCATCCTGAGCCTGATCCTGGCCCAGTGGCCCAGCCAGTTGTTTTCTGGAAACCCCGTGCTCACAACagtggctgtgctgctgctgctgttgctcatCACTGGGGTCACGGCCATCATCTGGAGGCAGCCCCAGGACACCACTACTCTTCACTTCAGG GTCCATGCTTTGCCTTTCCTCCCACTGGTAAGCATCTTTGTGAAAGTTTACCTGATGGTGCACATGACCACTTGGACCAGCGTCCTATTTGGCATCTGGATGGGGA TAGGATTTACCATATACTTTGGATATGGGATCCGACACAACTTGGAGGAGAACACTGAGCAAGACACCAGCCTCCAACTCCCAATTACTGGACAAAAACATCCCTGGTGCTGA